One genomic window of Elaeis guineensis isolate ETL-2024a chromosome 2, EG11, whole genome shotgun sequence includes the following:
- the LOC105057757 gene encoding uncharacterized protein: MGMATQIIRRSIHAFFQSYHSFTSIATLFVFPVSASLLLSQAFITSSAVILPSISSRLESLFQAAGFPTSQFFSLVQLKISQTIFSFVFTFPFNLTFLLLAKASIVETIREFSHRNHAPPLSSFLHLHRSLLLTYLFNSFAILSANATIFSLLFLVFNGVDIIGFSSSNSFLLSAAAAVLYSVIIANATVLCNLAIIVAAMENCGGYLPVLKAFMLIRSRLMTALTLALPANLGMAAIEALFQYRVVRPYHLSKFSPSVIWEAFSITYMHSLIIVLETIMSCIFFESCKLECRTNLENRSFYRTELEPEEKDALQV; the protein is encoded by the coding sequence ATGGGCATGGCTACACAAATCATAAGAAGATCCATTCATGCCTTTTTCCAGAGCTACCACTCCTTCACCTCCATCGCCACCCTTTTCGTCTTCCCTGTCTCGGCTTCCCTGCTTCTCTCCCAAGCATTCATCACCTCTTCTGCTGTCATCCTACCCAGCATCTCTTCTCGCCTTGAATCATTGTTCCAAGCTGCAGGCTTTCCTACATCCCAATTCTTTTCCCTCGTCCAACTCAAGATCTCTCAAACTATCTTCTCCTTCGTCTTCACATTCCCCTTCAACCTCACCTTCCTACTCCTAGCCAAAGCATCCATCGTTGAAACTATTCGCGAATTCTCCCACCGCAATCATGCTCCTCCATTATCCTCGTTCCTCCACCTTCATCGCTCGCTCCTACTGACTTATCTCTTCAACTCTTTTGCCATCCTCTCAGCCAATGCCACCATATTTTCCCTCCTATTCCTTGTCTTCAATGGTGTGGATATCATTGGCTTCTCTTCAAGCAATTCTTTCCTCCTATCTGCAGCTGCTGCTGTTCTCTACTCGGTGATCATCGCCAATGCAACAGTACTCTGCAACCTGGCAATTATAGTAGCGGCAATGGAGAATTGCGGTGGGTACCTCCCAGTCCTCAAGGCATTCATGCTCATCAGGAGCAGGCTCATGACGGCGTTAACTCTGGCCTTGCCTGCCAATCTGGGGATGGCCGCTATCGAAGCTTTGTTTCAGTACAGGGTTGTGAGGCCATACCATCTGTCAAAATTCAGTCCATCAGTCATCTGGGAGGCCTTCTCAATCACTTACATGCATTCCCTCATCATTGTTCTTGAGACCATCATGAGCTGCATATTCTTCGAGAGCTGCAAGTTGGAGTGCCGCACAAATTTGGAGAATAGAAGTTTTTACAGAACAGAATTGGAACCAGAAGAGAAAGATGCTCTACAAGTCTGA